In Anaerolineae bacterium, one genomic interval encodes:
- a CDS encoding substrate-binding domain-containing protein yields the protein MVLLLVAACAQTPAAPAPEQPQEEEAQVEAQPQEVQEEQATAKPEEQPAEKPVEEPTAKKEAPQQAEGKWCSNTKIVFFPGGSPGGPFATVVYNGAVAAAADLGADVEYVWSDWNPEKMVTQFAEAAATKPDGIAIMGHPGDDAFQSVVDDAEAQGIIVTSQNTTLPVLEAKYSSQGFGYVGAELYSAGYALGSEAVQRFGLQAGDRAMVWGLLAQAGRGERTKGVIDALEEAGLVVDYLEIDDSTNADATAGTPTFVGYVSANPDVKLVVTDHGALTATLETYLTTAGLGPDDVYAAGFDLSSATVEAIRGGWTDLVIDQQQWLQGYLPILQICLTHNYAFTGLHIDTGAGFAHKDNVDLLADLVEQQIR from the coding sequence ATGGTTTTGTTGCTGGTTGCGGCCTGTGCGCAAACCCCGGCGGCCCCTGCGCCGGAACAGCCGCAGGAAGAAGAAGCGCAGGTTGAAGCGCAGCCGCAGGAAGTTCAAGAAGAGCAAGCCACCGCCAAGCCTGAAGAACAGCCGGCTGAGAAACCGGTAGAAGAACCTACCGCCAAAAAAGAAGCGCCCCAGCAAGCCGAAGGTAAATGGTGCAGCAATACCAAGATAGTGTTTTTCCCTGGCGGTTCCCCTGGTGGGCCTTTTGCCACCGTTGTTTATAACGGGGCTGTAGCTGCCGCCGCCGACTTGGGCGCTGATGTGGAATATGTGTGGTCTGATTGGAACCCGGAGAAAATGGTCACCCAATTTGCCGAAGCCGCCGCCACCAAGCCCGACGGCATTGCCATTATGGGCCACCCCGGCGACGATGCTTTCCAATCCGTGGTTGATGATGCGGAAGCTCAAGGCATTATTGTGACCAGCCAGAACACCACCCTGCCCGTTCTTGAAGCCAAATATAGCTCTCAGGGCTTTGGTTATGTTGGCGCAGAGCTGTATAGCGCGGGATATGCGCTTGGCTCCGAAGCTGTTCAGCGCTTTGGCTTGCAGGCAGGCGATCGAGCTATGGTTTGGGGTCTGTTGGCCCAGGCGGGTCGGGGCGAGCGCACCAAAGGCGTGATTGATGCGCTGGAAGAAGCAGGGTTGGTAGTGGACTACCTTGAGATTGACGACTCCACCAACGCCGATGCCACTGCCGGTACGCCCACCTTTGTGGGTTACGTGTCTGCCAACCCCGATGTTAAGCTGGTGGTTACCGACCACGGCGCGTTGACCGCGACCCTGGAAACTTATCTCACCACTGCGGGCCTGGGGCCGGATGATGTGTACGCCGCCGGTTTCGACCTGTCCAGCGCCACCGTTGAGGCTATTCGCGGCGGCTGGACCGACCTGGTGATTGACCAGCAGCAGTGGCTGCAAGGCTATTTGCCTATTTTGCAGATTTGCCTGACCCACAACTATGCTTTCACCGGCCTGCACATTGATACCGGAGCCGGTTTTGCCCACAAAGACAACGTTGACCTGCTGGCCGACCTGGTTGAACAACAGATTCGGTAA